Proteins encoded in a region of the Benincasa hispida cultivar B227 chromosome 2, ASM972705v1, whole genome shotgun sequence genome:
- the LOC120071383 gene encoding zinc finger A20 and AN1 domain-containing stress-associated protein 4-like — MEHDEASCQAPPEGPFLCINNCGFFGSAATMNMCSKCHKDLMLKQDQAKLSASTLGSIMNGSSSSNQNETFATASVDEPVSLMEPKITPMQASPVVVSDGSSGVKPKDRPRRCNSCNKRVGLMGFDCRCGNIFCAIHRYSDKHNCPFDYRTSAQDAIAKANPIVKAEKLDKI; from the coding sequence ATGGAACATGATGAGGCAAGCTGTCAAGCTCCCCCTGAGGGTCCCTTTCTGTGCATCAACAACTGTGGCTTCTTCGGAAGTGCGGCTACTATGAATATGTGTTCCAAGTGCCACAAGGATTTGATGTTGAAACAAGATCAGGCTAAACTGAGTGCTTCAACTCTTGGAAGTATCATGAATGGATCATCTAGTTCTAACCAAAATGAAACCTTTGCCACCGCCAGCGTGGATGAGCCAGTTAGTTTGATGGAGCCTAAGATCACACCAATGCAGGCATCGCCCGTGGTTGTTTCTGATGGGAGCAGTGGAGTGAAGCCAAAGGACAGGCCTAGACGATGCAACAGTTGCAACAAGCGAGTTGGATTAATGGGATTCGACTGTCGTTGCGGTAACATCTTCTGTGCTATTCATCGTTACTCTGACAAACACAATTGCCCCTTCGATTACCGCACATCTGCACAGGATGCAATTGCTAAAGCGAACCCAATTGTGAAGGCAGAGAAGCTCGATAAGATCTAA
- the LOC120071940 gene encoding protein slowmo homolog — translation MVKAYSQEYTYKHPWDRVTCASWRKFADPENKRILSHILEVDTLNRKVDPESGKLYTTRAITIHAPGPWFVRKIVGQDICHCVESTVVDARSQSMQLTTRNISLQKFIEVVEKIRYEPHPENPNGWTICKQETSIRIKPLSALASMAEKVEQRCAERFVQNSAKGREVMERICKYLEAESNGFTI, via the coding sequence ATGGTTAAAGCATACTCTCAGGAGTACACTTACAAGCACCCGTGGGATCGGGTAACTTGTGCATCTTGGCGTAAATTTGCCGACCCTGAGAACAAGCGTATATTGTCCCATATTCTTGAAGTTGACACCTTAAACAGAAAGGTTGACCCTGAATCTGGGAAGCTATATACAACCCGTGCTATCACAATCCATGCCCCTGGACCATGGTTTGTTCGTAAAATTGTTGGTCAGGATATTTGCCACTGTGTCGAATCCACAGTTGTAGATGCTCGATCACAATCGATGCAACTCACAACTCGAAATATTAGTCTCCAGAAGTTCATAGAAGTGGTGGAGAAAATCAGGTATGAACCTCACCCAGAAAATCCAAACGGATGGACAATTTGCAAACAGGAGACAAGTATTCGGATCAAGCCATTGTCAGCACTGGCATCAATGGCTGAAAAAGTGGAGCAACGATGCGCAGAGAGGTTCGTGCAAAACAGTGCCAAGGGTAGAGAAGTGATGGAGAGGATATGTAAGTATCTTGAAGCAGAATCTAATGGATTCACAATCTAA
- the LOC120071924 gene encoding cytochrome c-type biogenesis protein CcmE homolog, mitochondrial, with the protein MATNLALRLRSRLLLQSSARFRSNFHHIQPPHLPKSSPLISSALSDLRRFPNDPIFNLSGFRFFSTARRNLTRPKQVDIGARARQLQTRRLWTYALTFSCIAGFIVIVLSNFQEHLMFYVTPTDALEKYSANPSKNKFRLGGLVLEGSVMHPASSSQMEFVITDLITDILVRHQGSLPDLFREGHSVVVEGFVKPFTDEIRNEVSTKSVSGKARSGEYYFSATEVLAKHDEKYMPAEVAAAIEKNKKKIAEGELGLNHA; encoded by the coding sequence ATGGCTACAAATCTCGCTCTCCGGCTCAGATCACGTCTCCTTTTGCAATCCTCAGCTCGTTTCCGCTCCAATTTTCATCACATTCAACCACCCCACCTCCCCAAATCTTCCCCTCTTATCTCCTCTGCACTTTCTGATCTTCGTCGATTTCCCAATGACCCCATCTTCAATCTCTCTGGATTTCGGTTCTTCTCAACTGCACGGCGGAATCTGACCCGTCCCAAGCAGGTCGACATCGGAGCTCGGGCCAGGCAGCTCCAGACGCGGCGGCTTTGGACTTACGCTCTTACTTTCAGCTGCATCGCGGGATTCATCGTCATCGTCCTCAGTAATTTTCAAGAGCATCTGATGTTCTACGTGACACCTACCGATGCGCTCGAGAAATACTCTGCGAATCCCTCGAAGAACAAGTTTCGTCTCGGTGGTTTGGTTCTTGAAGGCAGTGTAATGCATCCGGCGTCGTCTTCTCAAATGGAGTTCGTGATAACTGATTTGATCACTGATATATTGGTTCGCCATCAGGGGTCGTTGCCGGATTTGTTTAGAGAGGGGCATTCGGTGGTGGTTGAAGGTTTTGTTAAGCCATTTACCGATGAGATAAGGAATGAGGTCTCTACGAAGAGCGTTTCGGGAAAAGCGAGAAGTGGGGAATATTATTTTTCGGCTACTGAGGTTTTGGCAAAGCACGATGAGAAGTATATGCCTGCGGAAGTTGCGGCGGCAAtcgagaagaacaagaagaagatcgCGGAAGGAGAATTGGGGTTGAACCACGCTTGA